The genomic stretch GAAACAGGCGTAACGACCAATTGGGCGAACGCGGTGGACTCCATGTCTAAAGCGGTGTCCCTCTTTGAGGAAAATGTCTTTTGGACCACGTCCAGCGCCTTGAGCGGTGCTGGATAAAAACCCTTGGTGCTTTTCAGGACTTCCTTACGCGATCGTCCAAAGACGACACTGCGGCCCAACGAAGTATTTTCAAGGAAAGCGTCCATGCCTTTGCGGGGATTTGGACGAAAGATCCGCTGGTTGGGCACACGGACGATCTCCCCGATGAATTCGGCCAAGCGCTGCGGCAGGCCTGCCTGCGGATAAAGACGGTCCACCAGCCCCATCCTGAAAGCCGCCTCGGCGCTGACCGGAGCGCCGGAAAGGATGAGTTTCAAGGACCCCTGCAAACCGACCAGACGCGGCAGACGAAAAGTACCGCCAAAACCCGGAACGATCCCCAGATTGACCTCCGGCAAACCGATCTTCACCTTATCATTGAACGTCGCGATACGGTAACGGCATGCCAAAGCCAGTTCGCATCCGCCCCCCAGGGCCGCGCCGTCAATGACAGCCACCGTCGGGAAAGCCAAGTCCTCCAATTTGTCCAGAACCCTTTGCCCGGCCTGCGATTTGGCCTTGCCGTCGTTGACCTCAACGATGTTCTCGATCTCCTTAATGTCCGCGCCGGCGATAAAAATGTCCTTTTTCGCGCTTTGGATGATGAGGGCCGTCAGCGGGGGCCTGTTCTTGATCTCGTCAAGGATCCTGTCAAAACGGGTGATCACGTCAGCGGTCAGCACATTGACCTTGACGTCGGGGGCGTCAAAGGTGATGATCCCGATGCTGGCTTCCTGTTTAAAAAATACGGGCATTTGATTTCCTTTAATGTACGGGCACGGCATGCCGTGCCCCTACAGTCAACGTTCCAAAACTACGGCTGCCCCCTGGCCTCCGCCAATACACAAAGACACTAATCCCCTATTGAGGTTATTGCGTTTCAAATGTTTCAACATGGTCAAAATGAGCCGCGCCCCGGTGGCACCGACGGGATGCCCCAAAGCCACGGCCCCGCCGTTGACGTTCAGCTTGGCCGGATCTATGGACCCTGTATACCCCTCATAACCGAATTGCTTGGCGAATTGCGGCGAATCCATGGCTTTCAAACAAGCCAAGACCTGCACGGCAAAGGCCTCATTGATCTCAACGGCCTGCATGTCGGACAATTTCAAACCCGCTTTCTTTAAAGCTATGGGAATGGCGTGGGCCGGGCCTATGCCCATGCGCCGCGGCTCCACTCCGGCAAAAGCGAAAGACCGGATATACCCCAGGGGCTCAAGGCCCAATTCTTTCGCGCGGCTTTCGGAAGCGACCAAAAGGGCCACAGCCCCGTCGGTGATCTGGCTGGCGTTGCCGGCCGTGACCGTGCCGCCGGTCCTGTCAAACACGGCTTTTAATTTACCCAGGGCCTCCATGGTCTGCCCCTCGCGGGGACCATTGTCATCCATCACAAGTTCCCTGAATTTCGGACCCGGAATGACCGGCACGATCTCCTGGCGCAGCGCATAGCGGCCGGCAATGGCCTTTTGATGGCTCAACAAAGAAAATTCGTCCTGTTCTTTGCGCGTAATGCCGAATTCCTTGGCCAGCACCTCCGCGGTCTGCCCCATGCCCAAACCGCAGACCGGATCGGTCAAGCCCAGCATGAGACCGATGCGCGGGCTGAAATGACGCGGACGAAATTTTAAAAAGGCCCACAACCTGGCCACGGCTGTTTTGGCCCTCTGCACTTCGCCGAATATCTCCTGCGTGTCTTTGCGGAAAAAAAACGGGATATTGCTCATGGATTCGGTGCCGCCGGCCAAAATACAGCGGCCTTCCCCGGTCCTGATCCTGACGGCGGCGCTCACCACGGCCTCGATGCCGGAAGCGCAATTGCGATGCACGGTGAAAGCCGGCGTCGTCACAGGGATGCCGGCCAGCAAAGCGATGACGCGCGCCACGTTGGCGGCGTCCATCGGCTGGGCCACGTTGCCGAAGATCACCTCGTCGATGACCTTGACATCAAGCGCCATACGGTCGATCAGTTCCCGCGCGGCGATGCGCGCCAATTCCTGCGCGCTCAAATCATTAAAAGCCGTCCCCATCTTGCAAAACGGGGTCCTGATGCCGTTGACGACCGCGATCCTTTCCATCATTTTTTACGCTTTCGGCCGGATATCCACGATCCGTTTTTCCTTGTTGGCCGTTTCCAGTTCCAGACGTTTGACCATTTCGGAAAGCGGGATGATCTTCACCTCGTTGGGGGAAATCTCCGCGCTGGCCACCAGTTTGCTTTTGACATCGTCCGCCAGAGCCGACGCATCCTGCCCTGCTTTAGGCGTGATGTACACGGCCACCTCGTCCACATCATAGGGATCATTGTTGTGTTTGCGGATCTCGATCTGCCATTCCTCAACATACGGGATGTCGCTGATGACACTGCCGAAATGGCTCAAATTGACCAAAGCGCCTTTGATCTTGGACAATTGCAGGTCTTTATTGTCGGAAAGGCGGGTGATATCGCTCGACAACCGCAAGGTCGTCCTCCGGCAATAAGGACATGCCCCGTACGTCATGCCGCCTGTGACGATATCGCCGGTGCGGTAACGCAGGACAACGCTGGCACGGGCATCCAGCGCGGTATAGACCAGTTCCCCATCCTGGCCTTCTTCCTTGATCTGGCCTGTTTGCGGGTCAACGATCTCAAAGATCTCTTTGTCTGGATAAAGATGATAACCGCTGGAAACGTCATGGGGCGCCGGGCATTCGGCCCAGGCCGAACGCGCCTCTGTAAAACCATAGGTCCCGAAAATAAAAACGTCCTTGGCCCCCTGCCGGGCGAGCATCCCGGAGAGTTTTGCTTTATACCCCGGGGTGACCTTGGCGGCGCCCAGCACGATCTTTTTGATGTATGAGAGGTCCTGCCCTTTTTCCTGGGCAAAACGCACCAGATGATAAACGTAACTGGGCACGCCCAGGACCACCGACGGTTTGATGCGCGAGAGCGCGACCATGTTGCCCTCGGTGCCCAGGACCTTTCCCCCGCCGGTGCTCAAAGAGAATACCCCCGATTCCAGCGCTCCGAAAAACACCTGCCAGAACGCCAGATGCGGGGCAAAAGGAAAAATGTTCATGATGCGCTCATCGGGCGCGATATCGAACAGACGCACCATCCGGCTTCCGGAAAGGTTCAAATTGCCGATGTCAGCGCGGCTGTAGATAAAAGGCACGGGGCTGTTGGTCGTTCCGGTCGTGAACGTCATAAAGACCGGACGGTATTCGCGGCCCAGACGGTCCTGGACATGTTCTTTGCCTTTGCATAAAGACAGGGCCGCTAACTTCAATAATTCACTTTTGGGCCAAAAGCGGCGCATCTTTTCCTGGTCCGGCGCAAGGACGAAATCGCGGAATTTCTGGGGGTTTTCTTTGGAAATGAGGTCCAGTTTGCTGGTGAAAGGAAGGTGCTTTAAGTCCGCGGTACCGCGGATATGGCGGGGATCAATGTTGTTGTCATCAAATAATTTGCGGTAATGGGGACTGAACGGATAAACGTGACGGTTGATGAAATGGCGTAACTTCCGGTCCTGGAGGGCTTTGACTTGAACGTACGATAAAGACGTGAGATCAGACCACGGATCCATACTTTTTAGTGTAGTATAACCCGCCGCGGGTGACGAGCGAAATCTCAAAAAAGAAATCCCCGTTTCTGCCCAATGGCGGAAACGGGGATTTTCTTTCTCAAAGACGAATTAATTACTTTTGCGCGGGAGCGGGAGCTGCAGCCGGAACAGCGGCAGGGGCCTCTTCCTCTTCAGCCGGATCTTCTTCGGCAGGAACAACAGGCGCTTTGGCTTCGGCAACTGCTTTGGCTAACTTCTCGGCGAACGGGGTCGAATCAGAATCATAGGCGGCCTTGCCCTTAGGGCAGACATTGAAAGAAACGCCCTCGGCTTCCATCTTGGTATAATCATTGGGGTCATTCAAATTCAACTCACGGCCGGTCAAAGGACAGATCTTGTTGCCCGCTTCTATAACAACAGGGGCGGCGGGTTCGGCGGCAACGGCAGGTTCTGCGGTAACAGCGGGTTCGGGGGCGGTTTGGGCGAAAACAATACCCGCGGCAAGAGCGAATGCGGCGGTCAAAACAACCAATTCCTTATTCATAACTTCTCTCCTTTTTTTAGATAAGAACTATTTCTTATACATTACCACAGATGAAAACTTTTCCAAACATTTTTTTAAGAGCCCCTGGCGCACAGTTTCTTTGTTTTCTCTTCAATGCAGGCCGTCAATTCTTCAAAAGACCTCTCGAACGCCAAAAGGCCTTCATCCAGCAATTTCAGGCACAGGACATTGACGTCCATGCCCGATGCCCTCAATTCCTCCAGGGCGCGCTGGGACGCGGCCACATCCTTAAAGACCGCCGCAGTCTTCAGCGTCCCGTGATCTAAAAACGCTTCCAGGGTCTTCTCCGGCAGGGTATTGACCGTAGGACGGACGATCAGTTCCGTGACGTATTTGATATCGCTGTAACAGGGATCCTTGGTCCCGGTCGAAGCCCACAGCACGCGCTGAACGCGGGCGCCTTTGGCTTCAAGTGTTTTGAAATCAGCGCCGGAAAAGGTCTGGCCGAACTTATGAAAAATGATCGCGCAATTGTGCACCGCGGCGCGCCCCTTCAAAGACGCTTTTTCCTCGCCCAGCCATTTGTCCACGGCCGTATCAATGCGGCTGACGAAAATGCTGGCCACCGAACGGACCTTGCTGACATCTCCGCCTTCCTGGGCAAAACGGCTTAATCCTTTGATATAACTCCAGGCCACCTGCTGGTATTGTTCAGCGGAAAAAATGAGGGTCGCGTTGACGTTAACGCCTTCGGCGATCAACTGTTCAACCACCAGACAGCCGTTTTTGGTGGCCGGGACCTTGATCATCACATTGGGCCGCGCCAATTTTTTCCAGAGACGCAGCCCTTCCATGAATTGCGCCTGGATTTCCCTGCCCAATTTCGGGTTGATCTCCAAACTGACATAACCGTCCAAACCTTTGGTCTCTGCATAGACCTCTTTAAAAAGGTCAGCGGCATCCTGAACGTCCTTGATGGTCAGATCGTCGTAGATCTCAAATGTGGACTTGCCGGCTTCCGCTAATTCTATGATACGGCTGTCATAATCGGCGCTGGACGTGACGGCCTGTTTGAAGATGGTTGGGTTGGACGTTTGCCCGCGCAGTCCCTGGTCAATGAGGGATTTGAGACGGCCGGAGGCGATCATAGAGCGGCTGATATTGTCGATCCAAAAACTCTGGCCGAGGGCCGCGATCTCGTGCATCTTTGTTTTAGGCATGATCATTTTCTTTTGATGACCTTTTTGACCGCTTCAATGATATTGACGTCCTTCAAACCGTAGTGCGCCTGCAACTGGGCAGGCGTACCGCTTTCGCCGAACGAGTCCTTGACCCCGATGATCTCCATGGGGGCCGGGGCATGCTCTGCTACAACTTCAGCGACGGCGCTACCCAAACCGCCGGCCATTTGATGCTCTTCCGCCGTGACAATGGCGCCCGTTTCCTTGACGGAAACGACAATGGCTTGGATATCAATGGGTTTGATGGTGTGCATGTTCACGACTTTAACGCTGATGCCCTCATGAAACAATTTTTCGGCCGCGGACAAGGCCTCGGACACCATGGCCCCGCAGGCAATGACCGTAACATCCTTACCCTTGCGCAGGACATTGGCTTTGCCGATGACAAACGGGTCTTCTTGTTTGGTGATGATGGGAAGCGGCGCGCGGCTGGTGCGCATATAAAAAGGGCCAGGCGTATTGGTGATGGCGCGGGTGGCTTTTTTGGCTTCAAGGACATCCGCGGGGCAGATGACCCTCATGTTGGGCAAAACCCGCATGATGGCAAAGTCCTCCAGGCACTGGGCGCTGGCCCCGTCTTCCCCGACGGTCACGCCGCCGTGCGAGCAGACCACCTTGACATTGCAATTGTTGTAGCAGATGTCCAGGCGGATCATGTCATAGGCGCGGTTGGTCAAAAACACGGCAAACGACGTGGCAAAGACGACGAAACCCTGGGTGCTTAAACCCGCGGCCGTGCCGATCACGTCCTGTTCCGCGATGCCGAGGTTAAAAAAACGTTCGGGGAATTCTTTCTTGAAATATTCCGCGCGGGTGGCGTCTTCCAGGTCGCCGGAAACCACGACAATGTTCTGATTGACGCGGCCCAAAGCCGTTATTTCTTCGCCGAAACCGTCACGGGTCGGGATGGGTTTTAATTCCATATTATTTTCCGCCAGAGGCGGATCCGCCTCCGGCGGACAATTCCTTTAATGCCTGGGCCAATTGCTCTTGATTAGGTGCCTTGCCGTGCCAGGCGCTTTTGCCTTCCATGAATGAAACGCCTTTGCCTTTGACCGTGTGGGCGATGATGACCGAAGGTTTGCCCTGGATGTCTTTGAGCGCGTCAAACGCCGCAACCAGGTCCTTGATGCTGTGCCCGTTGACCTCAAAAACATGCCAGCCGAACGAAGCCCATTTTTGACCCAGCGGCTCCAAATTTTTGATCTCATTGGTGGGGCCGTTCTCCTGCACCTTGTTGTAATCCACGATGGCGCAGACATGGTCAAGTTTGTAGTGGGCCGCGGTCATGGCCGCTTCCCACACCGACCCTTCCTGGATCTCGCCGTCGCCCAGGAGGCAATAGACCTTGAAATCCTTGCCGCGCATCCGGGCGCCCAAAGCAATGCCGTTGGCGAACGCAAGCCCATGCCCCAAAGACCCGGTGCTGAATTCAACGCCCGGGACCTTGGTATGCACGTGGCCCTGCAGACGGGCGCCGAACTTGCGGAATGTTTTTAATTCTTCTTTGGGGAAATAACCGAAATTGGCCAGCGTCACATAAACCACGGGGCTGACATGGCCTTTGGAAATGATGAGGCGGTCGCGGCCCTCCCATTTCGGATCAGACGGCTTATGGCTCATCTGATGCCCATAAAGGGTGAGCATGATCTCGACGCTGGACAAGGAACCGCCCGGATGGCCGGAACCGGCGCAGGCGAGGGTCTCTAAGATCTCATGGCGTATTTGAACGGCTTGACGTTCGAGGGAAACGATATCGAGCGGCTTTACAGACACGCAAAGAGTATATTCAAATCCATTTTGTTCGTCAAGACAAAAGCCTGCGCAGATGAACCTTGAACGCGGCCGGGTCAATGGGGACATTGGTCACGAAATCCGCGTGGGGACGGCCTTTGCGGTATTCGGGAACGTCTTTGGGTATGGCCAGATATCTGGTGATCAGGGACAGGTCAAAATCATAAAGGATGGTGCCGTGATGCAGGATATGATCCTTGCCCCGTTTCTGGGCATTGCCGGAGAATTTCTTTTCGCTGCCCGCTAAAACAATATCAGAAGTAGGCCGAAACAGGGCTTTGACCCCCAATGGCTCCAGGGCGGCAATGACCTTGGCGCTGATCCATTCATAGGACTTGCGCAGATCGTTGAGAACGGGATATTGTATTTTAGAAAGGACCAGCGCGTAGTTGAGGCAGCCGGGCCCCTGCACCACCGTGCCTCCGCCGGAAGCGCGGCGCAAAATGGGGATGCCATCAGCTTCGGCCTCTTTGAGGCGGACATCTTCTTCGATCTTCCCGATGCGGCCGACCACGATAAAAACGCGCGGGGATTCCCAAAAACGCACAACAGGCCCCGCCCCCTCCTTATCAGCTAAACGCAATAAATTCTCATCAAAATCAATATTTTGCCGGGGATCGGGGAATGAAACATCTTCAAAACGCATAAGATGTCTTCACGTCGCGCGCGGCCTTGACCTCATCAGGACGTGAGATCGGCATGGTCTTGGGAAGGTCTTTGAAGGCCCCGGGATCCAACTTGGATAAGGCGTCTGCGGCGATCATCTCATCGATAAAAGCGTCCATGGTCTGCTTGGACTCGGTTTCCGTGGGCTCGATCATGACCGCTTCGGGTACGCTGATGGGGAAATACACCGTCGGCGGATGGATGCCGCGGTCAATGAGGAATTTGGCAATGTCAATGGCGTGCACGCCGCGGCTGGCCTGGATGGACGCGGAAAAAACCGCTTCGTGCATGCACAGCTTGTCAAAACACAATTTATAGTATGGCTGAAGACGGCGCATGATGTAATTGGCATTGAGAACCGCGTGGTCGGCCGTTGCCTTGAGGCCTTCTTTGCCGAGCATCAGGAGATACGCGTAAGCCCTCAACAAAAGGGCAAAATTGCCGTAAAAAGCCGCGATGTATCCGATGGAATCAGGGTAGTCATAATCCAGGGCAAAGGTGCCGTCCTTGCGTTTGATGACCCGTGAAATGGGCAAAAACTTGGCGAGTTTGTCATTGACCCCGACAGGTCCGGCGCCCGGGCCTCCCCCGCCGTGCGGTGTCGTGAATGTCTTGTGCGTGTTGATATGCATCACGTCAAAACCCAAGTCCCCGGGCCGGCAGCGGCCCAGCAGTGCGTTCAAATTGGCCCCGTCATAATACATGATCCCGTCCACGGAATGGATGATCTTGGCAATTTCATCAATGTTGGATTCAAAAAGGCCGTAGGTGCTGGGGCAGGTCATCATCAGGCCCGCCACCTCGTCGTTGACAGCGCTTTTTAATTTTGCGATGTCCATTCCACCGTCTTTATTGGAAGGGATGGAAATGGTCTCGTATCCGGCGATGGCGGCGCTGGCCGGATTGGTGCCGTGGGCGGAATCCGGGATGATGACATATTTCTTCTTCTGGTTACCTTTGGCCTTATGATACGCGGCCATGAGCATAATGCCGGTCAATTCGCCGTGCGCGCCGGCCAGGGGCTGGAGCGTAAAATGCGAAAAGCCGGTCATTTCACACATCCATTGCTCAAGCTCGTAAAGGACCTCCAGGGCACCCTGGGTGAGCATTTCCCCACCCGCCAGTTGAGGCAGGAGCGGATGAAGGTCAGCGAAACCGGACAGACGCGACAGGGCCTCGGTGAACTTGGGGTTATACTTCATGGTGCAGGAGCCCAGCGGATAAAAATGGGTGTCGACGGAGAAATTCTTTTGAGACAAAAGGGTATAATGGCGCACGACATCCAGTTCCGATACCTCGGGCAAGGGCGCATCGTTGCCGCGGGCATACTTTTGCGGCACCTTGGCCTTAACCGGCACGTCGGAATCCGGAAACCTGAATCCCCTGCGGCCCTGAACGCTCTTTTCAAAAATTAATTTCATAACGTTTCTTCCAGCGCTTTAACGTACGCATCAATTTCCGCCTTCGTACGCTTTTCCGTGACAGCCACCAATAAATATTTCTCCATACCTTTATAGTAGCGCCCCAGCGGGAACCCGGCGGCGAAGCCCTTCTTGATCATGGCTCCGACGACATCAGAAGCATCCTTGGGCAGGCAGATGGTGAACTCGTTGAACGTCGGCGAAGAACGCTTGACCTCAACACCTTTGATCTTCGCTATTTCCTGTTTGGCGTATTCGGCCTTGTCTAAATTCAGCTGTGCCATTTCCTTCAAGCCCTGACGGCCGATCATGGACATGAAGATCGCCGCCTGCAAAGCGCACAAGGAAACATTGGTGCAAATGTTGGACGTGGCCTTTTCGCGGCGGATGTGCTGTTCGCGCGCCTGCAGGGTATTGACAAAACAGCGGCGCCCTTGGGTATCAACGGTTTCCCCGACGATGCGGCCGGGCATTTTGCGCATGTATTTCCCGCGCACGGTCATGAACCCCAGATACGGCCCGCCGAAATTCAGCGGCAATCCCAGGGACTGGCCTTCGCCGGTGACGATGTCCGCGCCCATGGCCCCGGGGGTCTTGAGCAATCCCAGCGACACCGGATAAACGCTGACAATGGCCAAGGCTCCGACGCTATGGGCCTTTTCAATAATATCGGTCAGGTCATCGATGGCGCCAAAAAAATTAGGGTTCTGCAGGATAACGGCCGCGGTGTTCCGGTCCAGGAGTTTTTCGATCTCGGGCCGGCTGCTTTGCCCGTGCACGACCGGCGTTTCTTCAAATTGATAATGCAAATGATGCGTGTAGGTCTTGAGAATTTTGCGGTAAATGGGGCTGACCCCGCCGTCCATGATGATCTTGGAACGGCCCGTGACGCCCATCGCCATCATCATGGCCTCATACAAGGCCGTGCCGCCGTCATACAAAGAGGCGTTGGACACGTCCATGCCCGTCAAAGCGCACATGGAACTCTGGTATTCAAACAGGGACTGCAGGGTGCCCTGCGCGCATTCGGGCTGATAGGGCGTATAGGCGGTGTAAAATTCCCCGCGTGACGTGAGCATGCCCACGGCCGAAGGAATGTAATGGTCGTAAAATCCGCCGCCCAAGAACGGCACCAGGTGCACGTTATTTTTTAAGGAAAGCCCGGTGACCTTGCGCACGACCTCATATTCGGAAAGCCCCTCGGGCAGATCAAAGGACTTCGGACGGTGTTTGGGCTTGATGTCCGCAAAAAGTCCGTCTATGGAAGGAACGCCGGCAATGTCCAGCATTTGCCGGACTTCGGCATCGGTATTGGTGATATAAGGGTTCACGGGGTCATTGCTCTATGGTTGTGAGGTAATTGCGGTAGTCCTCGGCCGTCATTAAGGAAGAGGCCTCTTCGGAGCTGGTGATCTCGATCTTGGCGATCCAGCCCTTTTCGTAACAGTCCTTGTTGATCAGGCCCGGATCGTCTTGCAGGGCGCGGTTGACCTCGGTCACCCGGCCGGACATGGGAGAAAAAATATCGCTGGCCGCCTTGACCGACTCAACAGAAACGAACTGCTCGAACTGTTCAACCTCCGTCCCTTCCTTGGGAAGTTCGATATAGGTGACGTCGCCCAGGGCGTTCTGGGCATAATCGGTGATGCCGACGGTGCCGGTATTGTCCTCAATATTGATCCACTCGTGGTCCTTGGTGTACAGATAATGGTCAATGATCTCAACAGCGCCGCTCATGTGACACTCCTATTTTCCCGATCATTTTTTTAAAGAGCCGTTCTTGTAAAACGGCCTGCGGGTCATCATGCCTTCGGTTTTGGTTTTATCATCCCCGAAAAGAATTTTCTTTTCAAGGACATTTTCCCCTTTTTCAACAAAGCCGATGCCGACCCCGGCATTCAGGCCCGCTGAAAATGTCCCGCTCGTCACTGTGCCGACGGCCCTGCCCTGTCCATTGTACAGCGTATGGCCGGCGCGCGGCGATTTGCGCGAACCGGAAACAAAATACCCGACCGTGCGGTGGTTGCCCGCCTCTTTTTGACGAAGGACCGCCTCTTTACCGATAAAATCCTTGTTTCCGTCAATGAACTTATCCAGTCCCGCCTCCAGAGGAGAAATATTCTCCTCCAATTCATGGCCATAAAGCGAATAACACATCTCAATACGCAAAACGTCGCGCACGCCCAGGCCGGTCGGCTTGACACCGGGGTCCTTTAAAATGCGGCGCCATATTTCAACGGCCTGTCCCCAGGGACAATAGATCTCATAGCCCAATTCGCCGGTATATCCGGTGCGGCTGACGATGCAGCGGATGCCGGCCACATCAAGGACCTCGAACCCGTAATAAGACAAACGCTCAATGCCGGGGACCAAAGGTTTCAAAACATCCCGCGATAAAGGGCCCTGCACGTCGATCTTCGCGGTCTCGAACGACGCGTCGCGAAACGGGGTGTTCCCGGATAAATGCGCTTTGACATGCGCGGCATCCTTGGCAATATTGGCCGCGTTGACCACCATCATCCATGCCTCGCCGGTCAGACGGTATACAATGCAATCGTCGATGACACCGCCCTGATCGTTGAGCATGACGCCGTAACGGCAGGTCAAAACCGGCATGTCCGCGATGGTCTGCGTGACGATCCGGTCCAGACCGCAGGCAACGGCGTCCCCGCAGATGATGAACTCCCCCATATGAGAGCAGTCAAAGATGGAACATCTCTTGCGGTTATCTTCCCACTCGGCCAAAATGCCCGCATATTGCAAAGGCATGTTCCAGCCGCCAAAAGTCACCATTTTGGCGCCAAGGGCGGCGTGTTCGCCGGCCAGAGGCGTATTATGAATAACTGTTTCGGTGGGCATAGTATCTGATGGTATAAGAATGGTATTTTTTAATCAAGATATTTTATTCCAAGAATTCCTTTGCCACGGGCCCGGGGAAGAATAAAATACATGAAGAAAGGAACTCACCATGTCGTTCAATGACTTTATGAACAAGGTCCGCCAATGGGACAACCGCACCGCCCAATGGATGATACGCCATTTTTATATCCTTTTCTTCGAGATCATCCTGGTGGTCCTATTCATC from Candidatus Omnitrophota bacterium encodes the following:
- the tal gene encoding transaldolase; this translates as MPKTKMHEIAALGQSFWIDNISRSMIASGRLKSLIDQGLRGQTSNPTIFKQAVTSSADYDSRIIELAEAGKSTFEIYDDLTIKDVQDAADLFKEVYAETKGLDGYVSLEINPKLGREIQAQFMEGLRLWKKLARPNVMIKVPATKNGCLVVEQLIAEGVNVNATLIFSAEQYQQVAWSYIKGLSRFAQEGGDVSKVRSVASIFVSRIDTAVDKWLGEEKASLKGRAAVHNCAIIFHKFGQTFSGADFKTLEAKGARVQRVLWASTGTKDPCYSDIKYVTELIVRPTVNTLPEKTLEAFLDHGTLKTAAVFKDVAASQRALEELRASGMDVNVLCLKLLDEGLLAFERSFEELTACIEEKTKKLCARGS
- a CDS encoding transketolase — protein: MSVKPLDIVSLERQAVQIRHEILETLACAGSGHPGGSLSSVEIMLTLYGHQMSHKPSDPKWEGRDRLIISKGHVSPVVYVTLANFGYFPKEELKTFRKFGARLQGHVHTKVPGVEFSTGSLGHGLAFANGIALGARMRGKDFKVYCLLGDGEIQEGSVWEAAMTAAHYKLDHVCAIVDYNKVQENGPTNEIKNLEPLGQKWASFGWHVFEVNGHSIKDLVAAFDALKDIQGKPSVIIAHTVKGKGVSFMEGKSAWHGKAPNQEQLAQALKELSAGGGSASGGK
- a CDS encoding AMP-binding protein, encoding MDPWSDLTSLSYVQVKALQDRKLRHFINRHVYPFSPHYRKLFDDNNIDPRHIRGTADLKHLPFTSKLDLISKENPQKFRDFVLAPDQEKMRRFWPKSELLKLAALSLCKGKEHVQDRLGREYRPVFMTFTTGTTNSPVPFIYSRADIGNLNLSGSRMVRLFDIAPDERIMNIFPFAPHLAFWQVFFGALESGVFSLSTGGGKVLGTEGNMVALSRIKPSVVLGVPSYVYHLVRFAQEKGQDLSYIKKIVLGAAKVTPGYKAKLSGMLARQGAKDVFIFGTYGFTEARSAWAECPAPHDVSSGYHLYPDKEIFEIVDPQTGQIKEEGQDGELVYTALDARASVVLRYRTGDIVTGGMTYGACPYCRRTTLRLSSDITRLSDNKDLQLSKIKGALVNLSHFGSVISDIPYVEEWQIEIRKHNNDPYDVDEVAVYITPKAGQDASALADDVKSKLVASAEISPNEVKIIPLSEMVKRLELETANKEKRIVDIRPKA
- the gcvPB gene encoding aminomethyl-transferring glycine dehydrogenase subunit GcvPB, which encodes MKLIFEKSVQGRRGFRFPDSDVPVKAKVPQKYARGNDAPLPEVSELDVVRHYTLLSQKNFSVDTHFYPLGSCTMKYNPKFTEALSRLSGFADLHPLLPQLAGGEMLTQGALEVLYELEQWMCEMTGFSHFTLQPLAGAHGELTGIMLMAAYHKAKGNQKKKYVIIPDSAHGTNPASAAIAGYETISIPSNKDGGMDIAKLKSAVNDEVAGLMMTCPSTYGLFESNIDEIAKIIHSVDGIMYYDGANLNALLGRCRPGDLGFDVMHINTHKTFTTPHGGGGPGAGPVGVNDKLAKFLPISRVIKRKDGTFALDYDYPDSIGYIAAFYGNFALLLRAYAYLLMLGKEGLKATADHAVLNANYIMRRLQPYYKLCFDKLCMHEAVFSASIQASRGVHAIDIAKFLIDRGIHPPTVYFPISVPEAVMIEPTETESKQTMDAFIDEMIAADALSKLDPGAFKDLPKTMPISRPDEVKAARDVKTSYAF
- a CDS encoding thiolase family protein, with product MMERIAVVNGIRTPFCKMGTAFNDLSAQELARIAARELIDRMALDVKVIDEVIFGNVAQPMDAANVARVIALLAGIPVTTPAFTVHRNCASGIEAVVSAAVRIRTGEGRCILAGGTESMSNIPFFFRKDTQEIFGEVQRAKTAVARLWAFLKFRPRHFSPRIGLMLGLTDPVCGLGMGQTAEVLAKEFGITRKEQDEFSLLSHQKAIAGRYALRQEIVPVIPGPKFRELVMDDNGPREGQTMEALGKLKAVFDRTGGTVTAGNASQITDGAVALLVASESRAKELGLEPLGYIRSFAFAGVEPRRMGIGPAHAIPIALKKAGLKLSDMQAVEINEAFAVQVLACLKAMDSPQFAKQFGYEGYTGSIDPAKLNVNGGAVALGHPVGATGARLILTMLKHLKRNNLNRGLVSLCIGGGQGAAVVLER
- the gcvH gene encoding glycine cleavage system protein GcvH; translated protein: MSGAVEIIDHYLYTKDHEWINIEDNTGTVGITDYAQNALGDVTYIELPKEGTEVEQFEQFVSVESVKAASDIFSPMSGRVTEVNRALQDDPGLINKDCYEKGWIAKIEITSSEEASSLMTAEDYRNYLTTIEQ
- a CDS encoding lipoate--protein ligase family protein → MRFEDVSFPDPRQNIDFDENLLRLADKEGAGPVVRFWESPRVFIVVGRIGKIEEDVRLKEAEADGIPILRRASGGGTVVQGPGCLNYALVLSKIQYPVLNDLRKSYEWISAKVIAALEPLGVKALFRPTSDIVLAGSEKKFSGNAQKRGKDHILHHGTILYDFDLSLITRYLAIPKDVPEYRKGRPHADFVTNVPIDPAAFKVHLRRLLS
- the gcvPA gene encoding aminomethyl-transferring glycine dehydrogenase subunit GcvPA, translating into MNPYITNTDAEVRQMLDIAGVPSIDGLFADIKPKHRPKSFDLPEGLSEYEVVRKVTGLSLKNNVHLVPFLGGGFYDHYIPSAVGMLTSRGEFYTAYTPYQPECAQGTLQSLFEYQSSMCALTGMDVSNASLYDGGTALYEAMMMAMGVTGRSKIIMDGGVSPIYRKILKTYTHHLHYQFEETPVVHGQSSRPEIEKLLDRNTAAVILQNPNFFGAIDDLTDIIEKAHSVGALAIVSVYPVSLGLLKTPGAMGADIVTGEGQSLGLPLNFGGPYLGFMTVRGKYMRKMPGRIVGETVDTQGRRCFVNTLQAREQHIRREKATSNICTNVSLCALQAAIFMSMIGRQGLKEMAQLNLDKAEYAKQEIAKIKGVEVKRSSPTFNEFTICLPKDASDVVGAMIKKGFAAGFPLGRYYKGMEKYLLVAVTEKRTKAEIDAYVKALEETL
- a CDS encoding transketolase family protein; amino-acid sequence: MELKPIPTRDGFGEEITALGRVNQNIVVVSGDLEDATRAEYFKKEFPERFFNLGIAEQDVIGTAAGLSTQGFVVFATSFAVFLTNRAYDMIRLDICYNNCNVKVVCSHGGVTVGEDGASAQCLEDFAIMRVLPNMRVICPADVLEAKKATRAITNTPGPFYMRTSRAPLPIITKQEDPFVIGKANVLRKGKDVTVIACGAMVSEALSAAEKLFHEGISVKVVNMHTIKPIDIQAIVVSVKETGAIVTAEEHQMAGGLGSAVAEVVAEHAPAPMEIIGVKDSFGESGTPAQLQAHYGLKDVNIIEAVKKVIKRK